From the genome of Flavobacterium luteolum, one region includes:
- the fumC gene encoding class II fumarate hydratase, with translation MKYRIEKDTMGEVQVPADKYWGAQTERSRNNFKIGPVASMPKEIIEGFAYLKKAAAYANYDLGVLPIEKRDAIATVCDEILEGKLDDQFPLVIWQTGSGTQSNMNVNEVIANRAQVLKGFEIGEGEQFIKANDDVNKSQSSNDTFPTGMHIAAYKMVVETTIPGVEKLHATLAKKAVEFKDVVKIGRTHLMDATPLTLGQEISGYAAQLAFGLKALKNTLAHLSEIALGGTAVGTGLNTPKGYDVKVAEYIAKFTKHPFVTAENKFEALAAHDAIVETHGALKQLAVSLNKIANDVRMLASGPRSGIGEIHIPENEPGSSIMPGKVNPTQCEALTMVCAQVIGNDMAIAVGGMQGHYELNVFKPVMAANFLQSAQLLGDACVSFDEHCAQGIEPNHKRIKELVDNSLMLVTALNTKIGYYKAAEIAQTAHKNGTTLKEEAVRLGYVTSEDFDAWVKPEDMV, from the coding sequence ATGAAATACAGAATAGAAAAAGACACCATGGGCGAAGTTCAAGTCCCAGCCGATAAATATTGGGGTGCACAAACAGAACGTTCGAGAAATAATTTCAAAATCGGACCAGTGGCATCTATGCCAAAAGAAATCATAGAAGGTTTTGCTTATCTGAAAAAAGCTGCCGCTTATGCCAATTATGATTTAGGAGTTTTACCAATCGAAAAAAGAGATGCAATTGCAACAGTTTGCGACGAAATCCTCGAAGGCAAACTAGACGATCAGTTTCCACTTGTAATCTGGCAAACGGGCTCTGGAACACAAAGCAATATGAATGTAAATGAAGTAATTGCCAACCGAGCTCAAGTTCTTAAAGGTTTTGAAATCGGCGAAGGTGAACAGTTCATAAAAGCCAATGACGATGTGAACAAATCACAATCATCAAACGATACTTTCCCAACCGGAATGCATATTGCAGCTTATAAAATGGTAGTTGAAACCACTATTCCAGGTGTAGAAAAACTTCACGCGACATTAGCAAAAAAAGCAGTCGAATTTAAAGACGTTGTCAAAATCGGGCGAACACATTTAATGGACGCTACACCATTAACACTTGGACAAGAAATTTCTGGTTACGCCGCTCAATTAGCCTTCGGATTAAAAGCTTTGAAAAATACTTTAGCCCATTTATCTGAAATCGCCCTTGGAGGAACCGCTGTCGGAACTGGATTAAACACCCCAAAAGGATACGATGTAAAAGTTGCTGAGTATATTGCAAAATTCACCAAACATCCTTTTGTAACAGCAGAAAACAAGTTTGAAGCACTCGCAGCACACGATGCCATTGTAGAAACACACGGAGCTTTAAAACAATTAGCAGTTTCTTTAAACAAAATCGCTAATGATGTAAGAATGTTGGCTTCGGGTCCGAGATCTGGAATTGGCGAAATCCATATCCCTGAAAATGAACCAGGATCTTCTATTATGCCCGGAAAAGTAAATCCGACACAATGTGAAGCTTTAACCATGGTTTGTGCTCAAGTTATCGGAAACGATATGGCCATTGCCGTTGGAGGTATGCAAGGACATTATGAACTAAATGTTTTCAAACCTGTAATGGCAGCTAACTTTTTACAATCGGCACAATTACTGGGCGATGCTTGTGTTTCATTTGACGAACATTGCGCTCAAGGAATCGAGCCAAACCATAAACGAATTAAAGAATTAGTAGATAATTCGTTGATGTTAGTTACCGCATTAAACACTAAAATTGGATATTATAAAGCTGCGGAAATCGCTCAAACCGCCCACAAAAACGGAACAACTTTAAAAGAAGAAGCCGTTCGCCTAGGTTATGTAACATCAGAAGATTTTGATGCTTGGGTAAAACCTGAGGATATGGTTTGA
- a CDS encoding NAD(P)-dependent oxidoreductase, which yields MKFGIIKERKNPPDRRVVFSPNELTRLKQLYHDASVKVESSDIRIFSDDDYKNMGITVADDVSDCDVLFGVKEVPVDDLIPNKSYFFFSHTIKKQPHNRKLLQAILEKNIDLYDHETIVNEHDHRLIGFGKYAGMVGVYNGIRAFGIKFELFKLPKAESLSGKEDLIKHLKRITMPALKFVVTGTGKVGSGAKEILDAIKVKEITIDNYLTKKYAQAVYVQLDVLEYNKRKDGQVLDFTDFVNHPEEYESDFERFTKVSDIYFAGHFYASNAPMILTKEMLNASDCKLKVVADISCDVNGPIACTVRSSTIEEPLYGYFPLEDREVDFFHPAAVAVMAVDNLPCEIPKDASEGFGEQFMEHVIPAFFNGDKDGILKRAKITENGKLTERFSYLQDYVDNGEL from the coding sequence ATGAAATTTGGAATCATAAAAGAGAGAAAAAACCCTCCAGATAGAAGAGTTGTTTTTTCTCCAAATGAATTGACAAGACTAAAGCAGCTTTATCATGATGCTTCTGTAAAAGTTGAAAGTTCAGATATCAGAATATTTTCTGATGACGATTATAAAAATATGGGAATTACCGTTGCTGATGATGTATCTGACTGCGATGTTTTGTTTGGTGTAAAAGAAGTTCCTGTAGACGATTTGATTCCAAATAAATCTTATTTCTTTTTTTCTCATACTATTAAAAAACAGCCTCATAATAGAAAACTGCTTCAGGCGATTTTAGAAAAAAATATCGATTTATACGATCATGAAACGATTGTAAATGAGCATGATCATCGTTTAATTGGTTTCGGAAAGTATGCTGGAATGGTTGGTGTTTATAACGGAATTCGTGCGTTCGGAATTAAATTTGAATTGTTTAAACTTCCAAAAGCAGAATCTCTTTCAGGAAAAGAGGATTTGATAAAGCATTTAAAACGCATTACAATGCCGGCTTTAAAATTTGTGGTTACTGGAACTGGAAAGGTCGGGAGCGGAGCAAAAGAAATTTTGGATGCAATAAAAGTAAAAGAAATTACAATTGATAATTATCTGACAAAGAAATACGCTCAAGCTGTTTATGTACAGTTAGATGTTTTAGAATATAACAAAAGAAAAGACGGTCAGGTTTTGGATTTTACAGATTTTGTGAATCATCCTGAAGAGTATGAATCTGATTTTGAAAGATTCACTAAAGTTTCTGATATCTATTTTGCTGGACATTTTTATGCGAGCAATGCGCCAATGATTTTAACCAAAGAAATGCTCAATGCAAGTGATTGCAAATTGAAAGTTGTAGCCGATATTTCTTGCGATGTAAATGGACCAATTGCTTGTACGGTTCGTTCGTCAACAATTGAAGAACCGTTATATGGATATTTTCCTTTAGAAGATCGTGAAGTTGATTTCTTTCATCCCGCAGCAGTTGCGGTCATGGCAGTAGATAATCTTCCTTGCGAAATTCCAAAAGATGCCAGCGAAGGTTTTGGTGAACAGTTTATGGAGCACGTAATTCCTGCTTTCTTCAACGGAGATAAAGACGGAATCTTAAAACGAGCCAAAATCACAGAAAATGGAAAACTGACAGAAAGATTTAGCTATTTGCAAGACTATGTTGATAATGGTGAGTTGTAA
- a CDS encoding serine hydrolase domain-containing protein, giving the protein MQMIFLKKTKIPQLLFSMLVLSSCGQNKTTATDTTQTVEDTLPKMKPLGAEPKVSQAYKNSVVGRINHFYNKNWPNNTMNGSFLVAKNGQILFERYNGFANKNEGTKITPETAVQIASVSKVLTATAVLKLVNAGKIDLDQKVNTILKTFPYEECTIRMLLDHRTGMRNYAYFTDRDKSIWDRHNQLTNKDILNILATKDIGLESRTGTRFSYCNTNYAMLALIIEKITGLTYKEAMSQMIFKPLGMTNTYVFDDDKDRKKIVPSYKGNGVEIGFDYLDNVYGDKNVFSTARDLLKFDRARQSPDFLKPELLKQVYTGYSNERKGTKNYGLGIRMINWETGQNFYFHNGWWHGNTSSYITLMNEGVTIIALSNKMTRNTYAVRKLAPVFGDYPFNFKDEE; this is encoded by the coding sequence ATGCAAATGATTTTCCTTAAAAAGACAAAGATACCACAATTACTTTTTTCAATGCTTGTTTTAAGTTCATGTGGTCAAAACAAAACAACAGCAACAGATACTACTCAGACAGTCGAAGATACTTTACCTAAAATGAAACCGTTAGGTGCAGAACCGAAAGTTTCACAGGCCTATAAAAACTCGGTTGTCGGCAGAATAAATCACTTTTACAATAAAAACTGGCCTAATAATACCATGAACGGAAGCTTCTTGGTTGCCAAAAATGGACAAATTTTATTTGAAAGATATAATGGTTTTGCCAATAAAAATGAAGGGACTAAAATAACTCCTGAAACAGCTGTACAAATTGCTTCAGTAAGTAAAGTACTAACTGCTACGGCGGTTTTAAAATTGGTCAATGCAGGTAAAATTGACTTAGACCAAAAAGTAAATACGATTCTAAAAACTTTCCCATACGAAGAATGTACTATTAGAATGTTATTAGATCATCGTACAGGAATGCGCAATTACGCTTATTTCACAGATCGTGACAAATCAATCTGGGATAGACACAATCAATTAACAAACAAGGATATCTTAAATATTCTGGCTACAAAAGATATTGGATTAGAATCAAGAACTGGAACACGTTTTAGCTATTGTAACACCAATTATGCAATGCTTGCACTTATTATTGAAAAAATTACAGGTTTGACTTATAAAGAGGCAATGTCTCAAATGATTTTCAAACCACTTGGAATGACCAATACGTATGTTTTTGATGATGATAAAGACAGAAAGAAAATCGTTCCTTCTTATAAAGGAAATGGTGTAGAAATTGGTTTTGATTATCTAGACAATGTTTACGGCGATAAAAATGTTTTTTCTACAGCAAGAGATCTTTTAAAATTTGATCGTGCGAGACAATCGCCAGATTTCTTAAAACCTGAATTATTAAAACAAGTTTATACGGGTTACAGCAACGAACGCAAAGGAACTAAAAATTATGGTCTTGGAATTAGAATGATTAATTGGGAAACCGGACAGAATTTTTATTTCCATAACGGCTGGTGGCACGGAAATACCTCATCTTATATTACTTTGATGAACGAAGGTGTAACTATTATTGCGTTATCTAATAAGATGACCAGAAATACTTATGCGGTTCGTAAACTAGCTCCAGTCTTCGGAGATTATCCTTTTAATTTTAAAGACGAAGAGTAA
- a CDS encoding MFS transporter, with the protein MRTISKKYQMLFLTMFCYLFFYTGRHNFGWATKAMREDLGISYTFIGWISFAMLIGYSIGQFINGNLADRFSPKYLVPLGAYLSIACNLGISFTHSPYMILILWFLNGYFQSMAWAPGGRIIANWFSSEERNKAFGMYTMAAGFSSAVTFAISIYITSLHLEWRMLFRIPVLLLLVSATVFLIFIKPSPVAIEKKSGGFNFSEIKKSYSDVLGNKKFRIVCLAFGLESMARYGLIFWIPVHFLGNDWQKNPSLIWVTFLLPLGMALGAFSFGQLSTYYFKSNYRSIFFGMLICSCLSFLLFFTHNANLLVVSLLLITCGFFVYGPQANFWALCPEIMGTERTGTSIGIMNMCGYLFAALGEPLLGFIIEKTGETKFLFAIIALICLLSSLIIYTIQGKKKL; encoded by the coding sequence ATGAGAACAATCTCAAAAAAATACCAAATGCTTTTTTTAACCATGTTTTGCTACCTGTTTTTTTATACAGGCAGACACAACTTTGGGTGGGCAACAAAAGCAATGAGAGAAGATCTCGGAATCTCGTATACTTTTATCGGCTGGATTAGTTTTGCTATGCTGATTGGTTATTCAATTGGACAGTTTATCAACGGAAATTTGGCCGATCGTTTCAGTCCAAAATATTTAGTGCCTCTTGGAGCTTATCTTTCAATTGCCTGTAATTTAGGTATAAGCTTTACGCATTCACCATACATGATTTTGATTTTATGGTTTTTAAACGGCTATTTTCAATCGATGGCATGGGCGCCAGGCGGCAGAATTATTGCCAATTGGTTTTCTAGCGAAGAAAGAAACAAAGCATTCGGAATGTACACCATGGCGGCAGGATTTTCGTCTGCTGTAACTTTTGCGATTTCCATTTACATTACTTCGCTACATTTAGAATGGCGAATGCTTTTTAGAATTCCCGTTTTATTGCTTTTAGTTTCAGCTACTGTTTTCCTGATATTCATAAAACCTTCGCCAGTTGCAATAGAGAAAAAGTCTGGAGGATTTAATTTCTCTGAAATCAAGAAAAGCTACAGCGATGTTTTAGGAAATAAAAAGTTTAGAATTGTCTGTCTTGCATTCGGTTTAGAAAGCATGGCGCGGTACGGACTAATATTTTGGATTCCCGTACACTTTTTAGGAAACGATTGGCAGAAAAATCCGTCCTTAATTTGGGTAACATTCTTGTTGCCACTTGGCATGGCATTAGGTGCCTTTTCTTTTGGACAGCTTTCGACGTATTACTTTAAAAGTAATTATCGCTCCATTTTTTTCGGAATGCTCATTTGTTCGTGTCTTTCATTTTTGTTGTTTTTTACGCACAATGCAAATTTACTTGTAGTAAGTCTGTTGCTTATAACCTGTGGATTTTTTGTATATGGCCCTCAGGCAAACTTTTGGGCGCTATGTCCAGAAATTATGGGAACCGAAAGAACTGGAACTTCTATCGGAATAATGAATATGTGTGGTTATTTATTTGCCGCTTTGGGCGAACCGCTCCTCGGATTTATAATTGAAAAAACGGGAGAAACTAAATTTCTGTTTGCAATAATTGCCTTAATCTGTTTGCTTTCTTCTTTGATTATCTATACGATACAGGGAAAAAAGAAACTCTAA
- a CDS encoding zinc-binding dehydrogenase, with product MCNSCVMLFDDRERSILPEFTALPELKRGEILVKNKYATLCGSDLHTFTGRRKEPSPIVLGHEIVGEIIEMDSNEPFYDLNGNVLKLGDIITWTIFAAPNEDEFVKDKMPQKSASLFKYGHVKFTEEEKFNGGLGTHCVLKKGTGILKLPSSINQKFAPIINCAGATAMAAFRLIETIENKNILILGAGVLGLIAASIADQKKVASVTVLDIDDERLTKSKDFGAKYIYNAQSPIAELEDIASQFYKQGFDVIIDMSGSVEAIKTGLQYSAIGAQHIWIGAVTPTEDIAINPETMIRKLLSIKGMHNYNFEDFVNAVSFFEDYFEDYPFQTFIEKEFELKETKEAFEYAIKYKPFRVLINI from the coding sequence ATGTGTAATTCATGCGTAATGCTGTTTGATGACAGAGAAAGAAGTATTCTTCCTGAATTTACAGCACTTCCTGAACTTAAAAGGGGAGAAATTTTAGTAAAAAACAAATACGCAACCTTATGCGGAAGTGATTTGCACACTTTTACAGGAAGACGAAAAGAACCATCGCCAATAGTTTTAGGTCATGAAATTGTGGGCGAGATTATAGAAATGGATTCCAATGAACCTTTTTATGATTTGAATGGAAATGTCTTAAAATTAGGAGACATTATTACTTGGACAATTTTTGCAGCGCCAAATGAAGATGAATTTGTAAAAGATAAAATGCCACAAAAATCAGCTAGTTTATTTAAATACGGTCATGTGAAATTTACCGAAGAGGAAAAATTCAACGGCGGATTAGGAACGCATTGTGTGCTTAAAAAAGGCACAGGAATTTTGAAACTGCCTTCATCTATAAACCAAAAATTTGCTCCAATAATCAATTGTGCTGGAGCAACTGCAATGGCTGCTTTTCGATTAATCGAGACAATTGAAAATAAAAACATACTGATTCTTGGTGCTGGAGTTTTAGGTCTAATTGCAGCCTCAATCGCAGATCAGAAAAAAGTAGCTTCGGTTACGGTTTTGGATATTGATGATGAAAGACTCACAAAAAGTAAAGATTTTGGTGCAAAATATATTTATAATGCACAATCTCCAATTGCTGAACTAGAAGATATTGCTTCTCAATTTTATAAACAAGGTTTTGATGTTATAATCGATATGAGCGGTTCTGTTGAAGCTATAAAAACGGGATTGCAATATAGTGCAATAGGGGCACAGCACATTTGGATTGGAGCTGTAACGCCAACAGAAGATATTGCAATAAATCCTGAAACGATGATCAGAAAATTATTGAGCATAAAAGGAATGCACAATTACAATTTTGAAGATTTTGTAAATGCCGTTTCTTTTTTTGAAGATTATTTTGAAGATTATCCTTTTCAAACTTTCATCGAAAAAGAATTTGAACTTAAAGAAACCAAAGAAGCATTCGAATATGCTATAAAATATAAGCCTTTCAGGGTTTTAATCAATATTTAA
- a CDS encoding alkaline phosphatase D family protein, whose protein sequence is MNRRRFVKQSMLGMMPLLFPSPFLSLLNSGEKKYFIHGIASGDPTENAVIIWTHINANPIGDCTVEWQISTDKNFSKDIKKGFVTTSQEKDYTVKVDVSGLKKNQIYYYRFIYENVISDVGVCKTLPDSAVKPLQIAVISCNNYEDGYFTSFRHIADNPDIDYVFHLGDYIYEYGTGEYCNKVFLEQSNRKNDPLHELVTLADYRKRYALYRKDKELQRAHQHKPFICIWDDHELANNAYKDGAKNHQSDEGKWTDRSAAAMQAYFEWMPVRAKSAEEMIRSIKIGNDANFIFLEERLDGRDKQLLSNDLGKQSPDRKMISYKQFKYLSDELKNSNARWNFLVNQVMFTGYKSKKEESVKEEDWWTGYPYQRNRLIEVFQGLKNPPIILTGDHHQSHVLELYASDKISKENFAGWEFLTPSITSKNDDRLSEEKIIKKSEMLYKLNPHMVYNNIAAHGYFILNVAQKEIKIDYKFNKDILLPNSGERNGPQFKIDNLNNLTKNV, encoded by the coding sequence ATGAACAGAAGACGTTTTGTAAAACAATCAATGCTGGGGATGATGCCGCTGCTGTTCCCTTCGCCATTTTTATCGTTGCTAAATTCAGGTGAAAAAAAATATTTTATTCACGGAATTGCGTCAGGAGATCCCACAGAAAATGCCGTAATAATCTGGACGCATATCAATGCCAATCCTATTGGAGATTGTACCGTAGAATGGCAAATTTCGACCGATAAAAATTTTAGTAAAGACATTAAAAAAGGTTTTGTTACTACTTCTCAAGAGAAAGATTATACGGTAAAAGTTGATGTTTCAGGCCTTAAAAAAAATCAGATTTACTATTACAGGTTTATTTATGAAAATGTTATTTCTGATGTGGGAGTTTGTAAAACGCTTCCAGATTCAGCTGTAAAACCTTTGCAGATTGCGGTAATAAGCTGTAATAATTATGAGGATGGTTATTTTACTTCTTTCCGTCATATTGCCGATAATCCAGATATCGATTACGTTTTTCATTTAGGTGATTACATCTACGAATACGGAACAGGAGAATATTGCAACAAAGTTTTCTTAGAACAAAGCAACAGAAAAAATGATCCGCTTCATGAACTCGTTACATTGGCAGATTACAGAAAAAGATATGCTCTTTATCGTAAAGATAAAGAGCTTCAAAGAGCGCATCAGCATAAACCTTTCATCTGTATTTGGGACGATCACGAATTGGCGAACAATGCTTATAAAGACGGTGCCAAAAATCATCAGAGCGATGAAGGAAAATGGACAGACAGAAGTGCGGCAGCGATGCAAGCTTATTTTGAGTGGATGCCCGTAAGAGCAAAATCGGCTGAAGAAATGATCCGTTCCATAAAAATCGGAAACGACGCTAATTTCATTTTTCTGGAAGAAAGATTAGACGGAAGAGACAAACAGCTTTTGAGCAATGATCTTGGCAAACAAAGTCCAGACCGTAAAATGATTTCGTACAAACAGTTTAAATATTTATCTGACGAATTAAAAAATAGTAATGCCCGTTGGAATTTTCTGGTCAATCAGGTTATGTTTACGGGCTACAAAAGCAAAAAGGAAGAATCGGTTAAAGAAGAAGATTGGTGGACAGGTTATCCGTATCAGCGAAATAGATTGATTGAAGTTTTTCAGGGATTAAAAAATCCGCCCATTATTTTAACTGGAGATCATCATCAAAGTCATGTTTTAGAATTGTATGCCTCAGATAAGATTTCAAAAGAAAATTTTGCAGGATGGGAGTTTTTAACGCCTTCGATAACTTCAAAAAATGATGATCGCCTTTCGGAAGAAAAGATAATCAAGAAAAGCGAAATGCTTTATAAATTAAATCCGCATATGGTGTACAATAACATCGCAGCTCACGGCTATTTTATTTTGAATGTGGCTCAGAAAGAAATAAAAATAGACTACAAATTCAACAAAGATATTCTGCTACCTAATAGTGGAGAAAGAAACGGACCTCAATTTAAAATTGATAATTTAAACAACTTAACAAAAAATGTGTAA
- a CDS encoding TonB-dependent receptor, whose protein sequence is MKTFLYVVIALIFGSSYAQEVKGKISTESGPLYPASILIVEKSKTITNDRNGNFFIKLEPGVYHLEISSENYVAKHISVTVSNKNVDLGNVIIGQEEKLDEVVLEYYTSGEKKAIEMRQKSNAIMDVVSADAMGKMPDISAAEAVQRIPGVSIDRDQGEGRYVTVRGTPSQWSSATINGDRMPAAKTSGDLLGNRTVPMDLLPTEFLEYIQVIKAITPEYEGDAIGGTINYIPKFSPKKETLRITGSIPVNLRADDKVGFNSTVLYGKRLFNKKFGFLVMSNYNRRTYSTDDYEVVYGNELHNVNTLDVRNYQGVRTNTGFNAATDFRFNKRNKIYARGYYSQFLDEEDNRKTMHYFNKTTSNAVLRWSTVDYLFKNYGGEFGYESKLTDKLKMNAKVAAYTSWAGYNGPSSATKNDRGYYYGNWIQTVKYNNLVKVDGKDYKFLQGDGPAGYVGDPANNIQPHFATAYDPEKYYLDRYVTSIRNVEEKDKVAALDFDYDANEDLKIKFGGKFRDKRSTYDYRYITWIYDTKAPKAYLNQWEREEFPTNNWFPELNNTYDNLKFNYPTERSFIDPMGNPAIAKNLKYNYQDATNSSYATGNYDATEKVWAGYASGEWDINEDFRLVGGIRYENTAVDAKSYEFNDITKVVTPVYGTKNYGAFLPMAHLIYKPSKKLDLRAAVTRTFARPAFNELSPSTRVNPDNHTVVEGNVDLKPTFSWNYDVIGSYYLNKSDYITGSAFYKDLSDLIYTESHDEIRTVGGETFLYKVSKPLNSDNAFLYGFEVGFNKKFSELPGFLSNFSLKGNYTFTKSETTLEGRGNEKIGLMNQSPNIFNASLIYEYKGFAARLAANYREAFLVEIRDNPGADRYQDKDFHLDMNLSYTTPKNITFFIDLNNLNNQELRYYHGVVSRPEQVEYYGLRGRVGASYRF, encoded by the coding sequence ATGAAAACATTCCTGTATGTTGTTATTGCATTAATCTTTGGCTCTTCGTACGCGCAAGAAGTTAAAGGTAAAATTAGTACTGAATCTGGACCATTATATCCGGCTTCCATTTTGATTGTAGAAAAATCAAAAACAATAACCAATGACCGTAATGGTAATTTCTTTATAAAATTAGAACCTGGAGTGTACCATTTAGAAATTTCGAGCGAAAATTATGTTGCAAAACATATTTCGGTAACGGTTTCTAATAAAAATGTTGATTTAGGAAATGTAATAATAGGACAGGAAGAAAAGTTAGATGAGGTAGTTTTAGAATATTACACCAGCGGCGAGAAAAAAGCAATAGAAATGCGCCAAAAATCTAATGCGATTATGGATGTCGTAAGTGCAGATGCGATGGGCAAGATGCCCGATATAAGTGCTGCAGAAGCAGTTCAGCGAATTCCTGGTGTGAGTATAGATCGAGATCAGGGAGAAGGAAGATATGTTACCGTAAGAGGTACGCCGTCTCAATGGAGTTCGGCAACCATTAATGGTGATCGTATGCCAGCAGCAAAAACTTCGGGGGATTTATTAGGAAATCGTACTGTTCCGATGGATTTATTGCCGACAGAATTTCTGGAATATATTCAGGTAATTAAGGCGATTACTCCAGAATATGAAGGCGATGCAATTGGAGGAACAATCAATTATATTCCGAAATTTTCTCCTAAAAAAGAAACACTTCGTATTACGGGAAGTATTCCAGTTAATCTTCGCGCTGATGATAAAGTAGGTTTCAACAGTACGGTTTTGTACGGTAAACGATTGTTTAATAAAAAGTTTGGCTTTTTAGTAATGTCCAATTACAATCGCCGTACTTATTCTACAGATGATTACGAAGTGGTTTATGGAAATGAATTGCATAACGTAAACACGCTTGACGTGAGAAATTATCAAGGTGTGAGAACTAATACGGGATTCAATGCTGCGACAGATTTTCGTTTCAATAAAAGAAATAAAATCTATGCAAGAGGCTATTATAGTCAGTTTTTGGACGAAGAAGACAACAGAAAAACGATGCATTATTTTAATAAAACAACGAGCAATGCAGTTTTAAGATGGAGTACAGTAGATTATTTATTTAAAAATTACGGAGGTGAATTTGGATACGAAAGTAAATTGACCGACAAATTGAAAATGAATGCAAAAGTAGCAGCATATACCTCATGGGCTGGCTACAACGGACCTTCGTCTGCAACTAAAAATGATCGTGGTTATTATTACGGAAACTGGATTCAGACCGTTAAGTATAACAATCTGGTTAAAGTGGATGGCAAAGATTATAAATTTCTTCAAGGCGACGGACCAGCAGGTTATGTTGGTGATCCAGCAAACAACATTCAGCCGCATTTTGCTACGGCCTATGATCCAGAAAAATACTATTTGGATAGATATGTGACTTCGATTCGTAATGTGGAAGAAAAAGATAAAGTTGCCGCTTTAGATTTTGATTATGATGCCAATGAAGATTTAAAAATCAAATTTGGTGGAAAATTTAGAGATAAAAGAAGCACTTACGACTATCGTTACATTACTTGGATTTACGATACAAAAGCACCAAAAGCGTATTTAAATCAATGGGAAAGAGAAGAATTCCCGACCAATAATTGGTTTCCTGAATTGAATAATACGTATGATAATCTGAAATTCAATTATCCGACAGAACGTTCTTTTATTGATCCAATGGGAAATCCTGCGATTGCAAAAAACTTAAAATATAATTATCAGGATGCCACAAACTCAAGCTATGCCACAGGTAATTATGATGCAACTGAAAAAGTTTGGGCAGGTTATGCGTCTGGCGAATGGGATATAAACGAAGATTTCCGTTTGGTTGGAGGTATTCGTTACGAAAATACAGCGGTTGATGCCAAAAGTTATGAATTTAATGATATTACAAAAGTCGTTACGCCAGTTTACGGAACTAAAAATTATGGAGCCTTTTTGCCAATGGCACATTTAATTTATAAACCGTCTAAAAAACTGGATTTAAGAGCAGCTGTAACCAGAACATTTGCACGTCCGGCTTTTAACGAATTAAGTCCGAGCACAAGAGTTAATCCAGATAATCATACTGTGGTAGAAGGAAATGTGGATTTAAAACCTACTTTTTCTTGGAACTACGATGTAATAGGAAGTTATTATTTAAACAAAAGCGATTATATAACAGGAAGCGCATTTTATAAAGATTTATCAGATCTGATTTATACTGAATCGCATGATGAAATTAGAACTGTTGGCGGTGAAACGTTCTTATACAAAGTCTCAAAACCGTTAAATTCTGATAATGCCTTTTTGTACGGTTTTGAAGTTGGTTTTAATAAAAAGTTTTCTGAATTGCCTGGATTTTTGAGCAATTTTAGTTTAAAAGGAAATTATACTTTTACCAAATCTGAAACCACATTGGAAGGAAGAGGAAATGAAAAAATCGGATTAATGAATCAGTCGCCAAATATTTTCAACGCATCACTTATATACGAATACAAAGGATTTGCGGCGAGATTAGCAGCCAATTATCGTGAAGCATTTTTAGTAGAGATTCGCGATAATCCAGGAGCCGACAGATATCAGGATAAAGATTTTCATTTGGATATGAACCTTTCCTACACAACGCCAAAGAATATTACTTTTTTCATTGACTTGAATAACCTTAACAATCAAGAATTACGATACTATCACGGTGTGGTTTCAAGACCAGAACAAGTAGAGTATTACGGGTTAAGAGGCCGCGTAGGAGCAAGTTATAGATTTTAA